One Catalinimonas alkaloidigena DNA window includes the following coding sequences:
- a CDS encoding ComF family protein, which translates to MNKIQTVISTLKCYADDLVSLLYPHYCRACDSELVAGENLICLTCRALLPQTDFHEESGENPLVQKLWGRVTLQHGMALLHYSKQGKVQRLIHRLKYKGEKEIGTAVGEWYGQILIDDFKDTFDLIVPVPLHKKRERWRGYNQSGMFGEGLARTLNVAYADDLLVREADRKTQTQKNRLDRWVNAEGIYRVTDPARLRGKHVLLVDDVVTTGATLEAAAQPLVAAGVASLSVAAIANV; encoded by the coding sequence ATGAATAAAATACAAACGGTAATCTCTACTTTAAAGTGTTATGCCGACGATTTAGTTTCGTTGTTGTACCCACATTACTGTCGTGCCTGTGACAGCGAGTTGGTGGCCGGCGAAAACCTAATCTGTCTGACGTGCCGTGCCCTTCTGCCCCAAACCGATTTCCATGAGGAGTCCGGCGAAAACCCGCTGGTACAAAAACTCTGGGGGCGCGTAACCCTGCAGCATGGCATGGCACTCCTGCACTATTCGAAACAAGGCAAAGTACAGCGACTCATCCATCGACTCAAGTACAAAGGTGAGAAAGAAATTGGTACGGCCGTCGGCGAGTGGTACGGACAGATTTTAATAGATGATTTCAAGGATACATTCGACCTGATTGTACCGGTGCCGTTGCATAAGAAACGAGAGCGTTGGCGTGGGTATAACCAGAGTGGGATGTTCGGAGAAGGGCTCGCTCGCACGCTGAACGTTGCGTATGCAGACGACTTGCTGGTGCGGGAAGCAGACCGTAAAACCCAAACGCAAAAAAACAGGCTGGACCGTTGGGTCAATGCGGAAGGAATATACCGGGTTACTGATCCGGCTCGCTTGCGAGGCAAACACGTGCTGTTGGTAGACGATGTCGTTACCACGGGGGCAACCCTCGAAGCAGCGGCGCAACCGTTGGTAGCGGCGGGTGTCGCTTCCCTAAGTGTCGCGGCCATTGCAAATGTATAG
- a CDS encoding ATP-binding protein, with amino-acid sequence MNPIRLTIPSIIENIRLVESFIENTQRELGISDDIYGNIMIAVTESVNNAIKHGNHNDITKNVNLTLYKDDHQLRFVVQDQGEGFDFDNLPDPTAPENILKPGGRGIFLMKNLSDEVNFNNNGSEVELLFYVD; translated from the coding sequence ATGAACCCAATTCGGCTTACAATACCCTCAATTATTGAGAATATTCGTTTGGTTGAGAGCTTTATTGAGAATACTCAACGCGAACTTGGTATTAGTGATGACATCTATGGAAACATTATGATTGCTGTCACGGAATCTGTCAATAACGCCATCAAGCACGGCAACCATAATGATATTACCAAAAATGTCAATCTTACCCTTTACAAAGACGACCATCAGTTGCGATTTGTAGTGCAAGACCAGGGCGAAGGGTTTGATTTTGACAACTTACCTGATCCCACCGCCCCTGAGAACATTCTAAAACCCGGTGGGCGCGGCATTTTCCTCATGAAGAACTTATCAGACGAAGTGAACTTTAATAACAACGGAAGCGAAGTCGAACTGCTTTTTTATGTTGACTGA
- the ybeY gene encoding rRNA maturation RNase YbeY: MASKIQFFYEGISFKLSNASFSRKVLRSIFAFFDVPITHLNFIFMSDEALLQVNIDYLNHNYFTDVITFDYSEEEAIEGDIFISIDRVLDNSKTQNTSFENELHRVMIHGVLHLLGMEDSTKPLKSLMRMQENVFLSLLPD, encoded by the coding sequence ATGGCTTCTAAAATTCAGTTCTTCTACGAAGGTATTTCCTTCAAACTCTCTAATGCTTCTTTTAGCCGAAAGGTTTTAAGAAGCATTTTTGCTTTCTTCGATGTTCCCATTACTCACCTCAATTTTATCTTCATGTCCGATGAAGCCTTGTTGCAGGTAAACATCGATTATCTGAATCATAATTACTTTACTGATGTTATCACGTTTGACTACTCAGAAGAGGAGGCGATTGAGGGTGATATTTTTATCAGCATTGATCGGGTTTTAGATAACTCTAAAACTCAAAACACTTCTTTTGAGAACGAATTGCATCGGGTCATGATTCACGGTGTTTTGCATCTGTTAGGTATGGAAGACAGCACAAAACCTTTGAAATCGCTAATGCGGATGCAGGAAAATGTTTTTCTATCTTTGCTTCCTGACTAA
- a CDS encoding DUF4175 family protein — translation MKDQLLFTQLRSYKKKFFLHELTRGLLTFVGFLLVGYLVTVGLEYLGHFPTWLRAILFFSFLGFVVYTLVRWIAIPAYHLIYLDRNLSDEKAAVMVGKAYPDIADKLLNTVQLYRQADQQQDALLTASLQQKSAFLSRFRFPDAVDMRDNLQLLKYIVPLTLLLGLLYLIIPQLFSEGTTRLVHYKQEFLPQAPFQFQLLNADQTAFRNEDFTVRLQMTGEALPEQVFLMSDNRRYKLEKTSANEYEYTFRNVQRDLNFSFVAAGFSSSSYHVPMIFRPEITSFDAELIYPSYLKRSAETLSNTGNFTIPAGTRVNWVFRAAHVDSLVFQFEGESKAEATQMSPALFSYSRTLLESADYEIQLRNEYSSNRDRLAYRAEVVPDQFPSITLEKQADTTLFSYLGLMGQVTDDYGLTGLYLVYRVLDTQKPDQETKYQRLNIGLRSDQASQNYFYSWALDALKLQPGQALEYYVQVFDNDGINGPKSSKTPVQKFQVPQKEAIQEQLANQAQATEQDIQQILSQTRQLNREWKETRERLASKKNLTYQDQKMMEDLMKRQQELKEQIAQMQEQYQSLQQQKDRFSNESPEVQEKAEQLENLLSELQNDETQKMLEELQRMLQERMDPQELQKMMQQMEKKDRNLENELDRALELYKRLKLDEQIEETIAKVDEMQKEQENLADQEKSQKADPKKNKDSAKEGESKDQKGEQQTGDKDQQNKESQQNDQRAGDQNKQDPPQQGNQNDKQSPEESPKSQEQLSQEQEQLNKEFEQLKEDFEKMNKLNEQLERPKDMSEAESQRQDASQEMQKALQQLKQNQSQKGQQSQKNAAQKMQQLSQQLSEMKMSMAQQQAMENMDDLRMILENLVNLSFDQEQLMKDFRSMRQSDPRFIELAQQQLKLREDARIVEDSLQALAKRVFQIQSFVTREVSAMNDHMDSSIDALRRRRPAESMSNQQYAMTSMNNLALMLSDALKQMQQQMASMMSGQQMIQSQSQPMPGLGEMQQQLNQQMQDLMRSGKDGRVLSEQLAKLALQQEQLRRALQKVAQQNAAQEMQQGEKGMGGQMLKEIQREMEKTEEDLVNKRLSSELLERQKRMTTRLLEAEKAMKEQELDPNRESKTAKSRNPSNSPNFEEYLKLRRQQVEILKSVNPTLSPFYKEETNRYFSNIP, via the coding sequence ATGAAAGACCAGCTTCTTTTCACCCAGCTTCGTTCTTATAAAAAGAAGTTTTTTCTCCATGAGCTTACGCGCGGCTTGCTCACCTTCGTAGGATTTCTGCTGGTAGGGTATCTGGTAACGGTAGGGTTAGAGTACCTCGGGCATTTCCCCACGTGGCTACGTGCCATTCTGTTTTTCTCGTTCCTTGGGTTTGTCGTGTATACGCTGGTGCGCTGGATCGCGATTCCGGCTTATCACCTGATCTACCTGGATCGGAACCTGAGTGACGAAAAAGCCGCCGTCATGGTAGGCAAAGCTTATCCGGATATTGCCGACAAACTGCTCAACACCGTGCAGTTGTACCGCCAGGCCGATCAGCAGCAGGATGCGTTACTCACAGCTAGTTTGCAGCAGAAGAGTGCCTTCCTCTCGCGTTTCCGCTTCCCTGATGCGGTCGACATGCGCGATAATCTTCAGTTGCTGAAGTACATCGTCCCGCTGACGTTGTTGCTGGGTTTACTTTATCTTATCATTCCCCAGCTGTTCTCGGAAGGAACTACCCGCCTGGTCCATTACAAACAAGAATTTCTGCCGCAGGCGCCATTTCAATTCCAACTGCTCAACGCCGACCAAACCGCGTTTCGCAACGAAGACTTTACGGTGCGGCTGCAAATGACAGGCGAAGCCCTGCCCGAGCAAGTGTTTCTGATGTCGGACAACCGCCGTTATAAACTCGAAAAGACCAGTGCTAATGAATATGAATACACATTTCGGAATGTGCAGCGCGACCTGAATTTTTCGTTTGTAGCCGCTGGGTTTTCGTCGTCGTCGTATCACGTACCGATGATCTTCCGTCCGGAGATCACGTCGTTCGATGCCGAGCTGATCTATCCGTCTTACCTGAAACGTTCGGCCGAAACCCTCAGTAACACCGGGAACTTCACCATTCCCGCGGGAACGCGTGTCAACTGGGTGTTTCGTGCAGCCCATGTGGATAGCCTCGTTTTCCAGTTTGAAGGCGAGTCGAAGGCAGAAGCCACGCAGATGTCGCCGGCGCTGTTCTCCTATTCGCGCACACTGCTGGAATCTGCAGATTATGAAATCCAGCTGCGTAACGAATACAGTTCCAACCGTGATCGCCTGGCGTATCGGGCTGAAGTGGTGCCTGATCAGTTCCCCTCCATTACGCTGGAAAAGCAAGCCGATACGACCCTGTTTTCCTACCTGGGTCTGATGGGTCAGGTCACGGACGACTATGGACTGACGGGTCTTTACCTGGTTTATCGGGTGCTGGATACACAAAAGCCCGATCAGGAAACCAAGTATCAGCGGCTCAACATCGGCTTGCGTTCTGACCAAGCCAGTCAGAACTATTTTTACTCTTGGGCACTGGACGCGTTGAAATTGCAGCCCGGCCAGGCGCTCGAATACTACGTTCAGGTTTTCGATAACGATGGGATAAACGGACCGAAGTCTTCTAAGACACCCGTGCAAAAGTTTCAGGTTCCTCAGAAAGAAGCCATCCAGGAGCAGCTGGCCAACCAAGCACAAGCTACCGAACAGGATATTCAACAGATCCTCTCGCAAACGCGCCAGCTCAACCGTGAATGGAAAGAAACGCGCGAACGACTCGCCTCCAAAAAGAATCTGACATATCAGGATCAGAAAATGATGGAGGACCTGATGAAGCGGCAGCAGGAGTTAAAAGAACAGATCGCACAAATGCAGGAACAATATCAGTCCCTGCAACAACAGAAAGATCGCTTTTCGAACGAGTCCCCTGAGGTACAGGAAAAAGCCGAGCAACTGGAGAACCTGCTCAGCGAGCTGCAAAATGACGAAACGCAAAAGATGCTGGAAGAGCTTCAGCGGATGTTGCAGGAACGCATGGACCCGCAAGAGCTGCAGAAGATGATGCAGCAGATGGAAAAGAAAGACCGTAATCTGGAGAATGAGTTGGATCGCGCGCTAGAACTATACAAGCGTTTGAAGCTTGACGAGCAGATCGAGGAAACCATCGCCAAGGTTGACGAGATGCAGAAGGAGCAGGAAAACCTGGCCGATCAGGAGAAATCTCAAAAAGCCGACCCAAAAAAAAATAAAGATTCTGCGAAAGAAGGGGAGTCGAAAGACCAAAAAGGAGAGCAACAGACGGGCGATAAAGATCAGCAGAACAAGGAGTCTCAACAGAATGATCAGCGTGCCGGCGACCAAAACAAACAGGACCCGCCTCAACAAGGAAACCAAAACGACAAGCAATCCCCCGAAGAATCACCCAAATCGCAGGAGCAGCTTTCTCAGGAGCAAGAGCAACTCAACAAAGAGTTTGAGCAATTGAAAGAAGATTTCGAGAAGATGAACAAGCTCAACGAGCAACTGGAGCGGCCCAAAGATATGTCGGAAGCGGAATCGCAACGCCAGGATGCCAGTCAGGAGATGCAGAAGGCCCTCCAGCAGTTAAAACAGAATCAGTCGCAAAAGGGACAGCAATCACAAAAAAATGCCGCCCAGAAAATGCAACAGTTGAGCCAACAACTTTCAGAAATGAAGATGTCAATGGCCCAACAGCAGGCAATGGAGAACATGGACGACCTGCGCATGATTCTGGAAAACTTGGTGAATCTTTCGTTCGACCAGGAACAGTTGATGAAAGACTTTCGCTCCATGCGTCAGTCCGATCCCCGTTTTATCGAGCTAGCCCAACAGCAGTTGAAGCTCCGTGAAGATGCCCGAATTGTAGAAGACAGTCTGCAGGCCCTGGCCAAACGCGTCTTCCAGATCCAATCGTTCGTCACTCGCGAAGTGAGTGCCATGAACGATCACATGGATTCCAGCATTGATGCGCTCCGGCGCCGTCGTCCCGCCGAGTCCATGTCCAATCAGCAATACGCCATGACCTCCATGAATAACTTGGCCCTTATGCTAAGCGACGCGCTCAAGCAAATGCAACAGCAGATGGCTTCCATGATGTCCGGTCAGCAAATGATTCAGAGTCAGTCGCAACCGATGCCGGGTTTAGGTGAAATGCAGCAGCAATTAAACCAACAAATGCAAGACCTTATGCGTAGTGGTAAAGACGGGAGGGTGTTGTCGGAACAGCTGGCTAAGTTAGCTTTGCAACAAGAGCAACTTCGCCGAGCTTTGCAGAAGGTAGCACAACAAAATGCGGCGCAAGAGATGCAGCAAGGAGAGAAGGGGATGGGAGGTCAGATGTTGAAAGAGATTCAACGGGAGATGGAGAAGACCGAAGAAGATCTGGTAAACAAGCGGTTGTCATCCGAATTGCTTGAACGGCAAAAGCGAATGACGACACGTTTGCTCGAAGCAGAAAAGGCAATGAAAGAGCAGGAATTAGATCCTAATCGAGAATCTAAGACGGCCAAGAGCAGAAATCCATCAAATTCCCCTAACTTCGAAGAGTACTTAAAATTGCGTCGTCAACAGGTCGAAATTTTAAAATCCGTCAACCCAACGCTCTCTCCGTTTTACAAAGAAGAGACAAACCGCTATTTTTCAAATATACCTTAA